CTTTTTTTATTTTATTTATGTATAATAATATATGAATAAATGTTAAAAAAATAACATGAATATTCTGGATTTTATTAGGAAAATGGTATAAAATATATAGTATAAGCATGTATTTTTAAGTAATAGAAAGGAAGTGTGATGAGAATAGGTATAGTTTAATCATTAATTGATTAAAATTTAACAATTAAATAGGGGGAATTGGAATGGATTGGGAAGAAATTTATAAAAGTAAGGTAGTATCACCAAAGGAAGCTATTTTAAAGTTAAAATCTGAAAATCATGTAGCAGTAGGGCACGCTGCCAGTGAACCAAGACTTTTAATGAAAGCTTTAGTTGAAAACAAAGAAAACTTTAGAAATTTAAAGCTTTACCAAATGATAGCTTTAGGCAAAAGTGAATATGCTAAAAAGGGTATGGAAAAGCATTTTAGTTATAATTCTCTTTTTGTGGGGGGTGGCACTAGAGACGCTGTAAAAGATGGAAGAGCGGATTATATTCCTTGTTTTTTTTCAAAAATACCAAGACTTTTTAAAGAAAACTATATTAAACTAGATGCAGCCTTAATACAGGTAACTCCTCCAGATGAACATGGATTTTGTAGTTTTGGAGTTTCTTCTGACTATATAAAGCCTGCTTCTGAGTGTGCAAAACTTGTTATTGCTGAGGTAAACGATAGAATGCCAAGAACTTTAGGGGATAATTTTATACATGTTAGTGATATAGACTATATAGTTGAAAATTCTCAAGATATAATAGAACTAAAACCTCCTAAAATAGGGAAAATAGAAAGAGCTATAGGAGAAAACTGTGCTTCTCTTATAAATGATGGTGATGTTTTACAATTAGGCATAGGTGCAATTCCAGATGCTGTACTTTTATTTTTAAAGGATAAAAAAGACTTAGGCATACACTCAGAGATGATTTCTGATGGAGTTGTGGAATTAGTAGAAGCAGGAGTAATAAATAATAAGAAAAAGACTTTGCATAAAGGCAAGATAATTGTTAGTTTCTTAATGGGCACAAAAAAATTATATAACTTTGTGGATAATAATCCTATGGTAAGAATGTATCCTGTGGATTATGTTAATGATCCTGTAGTTATCAGTAAAAATGACAACATGGTTTCTATAAATTCTTGCATTCAAATAGATCTTATGGGACAAATAGATGCAGAAACCATAGGTTTTACACAAATAAGCGGAGTTGGTGGACAAATAGATTTTATAAGAGGGACAGCTCTTAGTAAAAATGGAAGATCTATAATAGCAATACCTTCAACTGTAGGCAATGGAAAAATATCTAAAATAGTTCCTTTGTTAGATAAGGGAGCAGCAGTAACTACTACAAGAAATGAAGTGGATTATGTAGTTACTGAATACGGTATTGCAAGACTTAGAGGTAAAAATTTAAGGGATAGGGCTCGTGAGCTTATTAAAATAGCTCATCCTGATTTTAGAGAAGATTTAAAATTAGAGTATGAAAATAGATTTAAAGAAGAATTTAAAATGATAGTATAAAGGCTAGAGAGTAGCATTTAAATACTGCTGATAAATATATTTGTCAGCAGTATATTTTTTTAAAAAATTATTAAGATTGAATTAATGTAAACTTATAGAATATTTTAATAAGCTATGGTAAAATTATTTCATATATGAAACAATTGCTGTTTAATATAAATAAAATACATAATAAAGAAGGGATACATATGGATGACAAAAAGCTTTTTGAATTACTAAAGGACATAACAAATCTTTCTAAACTTATAAATAGACGTTTAAGTGCTAAGTTAGATGTGAAAAAAATAAGCCCATATCCTGTAATTATATTAAATCAATTAGATATAAGTAAGCCTACAACTTTAACGGATATAAGAGAAAGATTAGGAATACCTAATAGTACTATATCCACAGTTGTGGATAAGCTTTTAGAAAAAGAGTTAGTAAGAAAGGAAAAGGATGCAACTGATAAAAGAAGGACTTTCCTTTATCTTACAGAAAAAGCTTGTGAAGAAGAAAAAAAAATAATAAAACAGCATGTTGAAGTATTTAAGGAAATCTTATGTAAAGCTACAGAGGACGATTTAAATACTTTGATTGATGCCACCAAACTTTTTATTAAATTAATTGAGGAAAATGATAAGGGGGACGAAGTGTAAATTATGAAGAAAAAATTTAAACTAAATAAAAAAGCTTTAATATTTGGAACAATAGGTATAGTTGTATTGTTAATAGCATTTTCAACAATAAGAGGTAAAAAAGATAATCTAACACAGGTAACTGTGGATAGTGTATCTAAAAAGAATTTAAGTAAAGTTGCTACAGCTACAGGAAATGTAGAGGCTAATTATAGAAATGATATAGTTTTGAATCCATCTTTAAAAGTTGTTAAAGTAAACTTTAAAGAAGGACAAATGGTTAAAAAAGATGATATATTAGTTGAATTAGATTCTAAAGATTTACAAATTCAACTAGAAAAAGCAGAATTAAATTTAAAAAATGCAAATGATACACTAGCGCAACTTCAAGGAGCAGAGGTAGAAAATCAAAAGAAAACAGCATCAAATTCTTTAGTACAAGCAAAACTTAGTTTAGATAATGCCAAAAATACATATGAGGATTTATCAAAAAAACTATCACAAAA
This window of the Clostridium cochlearium genome carries:
- a CDS encoding acetyl-CoA hydrolase/transferase family protein produces the protein MDWEEIYKSKVVSPKEAILKLKSENHVAVGHAASEPRLLMKALVENKENFRNLKLYQMIALGKSEYAKKGMEKHFSYNSLFVGGGTRDAVKDGRADYIPCFFSKIPRLFKENYIKLDAALIQVTPPDEHGFCSFGVSSDYIKPASECAKLVIAEVNDRMPRTLGDNFIHVSDIDYIVENSQDIIELKPPKIGKIERAIGENCASLINDGDVLQLGIGAIPDAVLLFLKDKKDLGIHSEMISDGVVELVEAGVINNKKKTLHKGKIIVSFLMGTKKLYNFVDNNPMVRMYPVDYVNDPVVISKNDNMVSINSCIQIDLMGQIDAETIGFTQISGVGGQIDFIRGTALSKNGRSIIAIPSTVGNGKISKIVPLLDKGAAVTTTRNEVDYVVTEYGIARLRGKNLRDRARELIKIAHPDFREDLKLEYENRFKEEFKMIV
- a CDS encoding MarR family winged helix-turn-helix transcriptional regulator; translation: MDDKKLFELLKDITNLSKLINRRLSAKLDVKKISPYPVIILNQLDISKPTTLTDIRERLGIPNSTISTVVDKLLEKELVRKEKDATDKRRTFLYLTEKACEEEKKIIKQHVEVFKEILCKATEDDLNTLIDATKLFIKLIEENDKGDEV